The Streptomyces bacillaris sequence GAACGCGTAGTGCTCGGCGGCGAGCGCGCGGGCCTCCTCCGGGGTGGTCGGCGGGCGCCCCACGGAGACGATCATGGTGTCGAAGCCGAGCACCACGACCCGGGCGTCGTACCGGTCCTCCCAGGAGCGGAGCACCGCGCAGAGCCGGGCCACGTCGTTCTCGTGGTTCATCGGGCCCGACCAGCCGATCGACGCCGGTATGTCCGCGCTGCGGCGGGCCGGGACGAGCGCCATGCGGGCCCCGCCGAGCCAGCTGTCCGGGTCGGCGGTGATCACGCCCGCCAGGCCCGCGGCGGCCTCGTCCGGGTCCTCGCCGGACTCCGCCGCCGGGGCCGGGGCGAGACCGGGCCAGGAGCCACGGCCGCCCTCGTCACCCTCACCGTCAGCGGAGCCCGAGTTGCCGGGGTCCTCGGCGCCGGAGTCCACCTCCTCGTGTGCGTAATCCGTCCAGTACCCCGCCAGCACCTCGTCCGCGTCGTGGTCGCCGGGATACGACGTGCCGCCCGGGTGCAGGTCCCACGCGTCGGGCCACTGGTCGCGCGCCCCGCCGGTGACCAGCACCGGCAGCAGCCCCAGCCGCCGCCCGGCCGCGCGCAGGGCCGTCCAGTCGCGGGGCGCTGCGGGCCCGTCCGCGTACCAGAGCAGCGGTTCGTGCCAGGGGCCGTCCAGCGTCCCGTCCACCAGGGAGCCGGGCGGGAGGTCCAGGCCGGAAGAGGCCAGATCGGGCAGGGGGTTCGGAAGCGTCGCCATGAACCAGACCTTAGGCGGCACCACTGACAACGCCTTGTGCCGGAGCGCGCGGAGACACGCCCGGTCCCGGAGTACGGAGGCCGCGCTCGGGCGCCAAGGCGCTGAGACCCACGCCCGTGCCGCCGGGGCACGAAGACCATGCCCCGTGCCGCCGGGGTGCGCAGGCCGCCACCCGCCCTAGGCTGGACCCACGTGTGGACGGAGGGAGATCCGATGGCCGGAACAGCGGTGGCGGAGATCATGGCCGAGCTGGCCGGACTCGACGATCCGAAGATGCGCGCGGTCAACGAGCGGCACGGCGACGACCACGGCGTCCACCTCGGCAAGCTCCGCGCCGTCGCCAAGCGGCTGAAGACGCAGCCCGACCTCGCCCGCGAACTCTGGGCCACCGGCGACACCGCCGCCCGCCTCCTGGCCGTCCTGATCTCCCGGCCGAAGGCCTACGGCAGGGACGAGCTGGACACCATGCTGCGCGAGGCCCGTGCCCCCAAGGTGCACGACTGGCTGGTCAACTACGTCGTGAAGAAGAGCCCGTACGCCGAGGAGCTGCGCCTCGCCTGGACCGCCGATCCCGACCCGGTCGTCGCGAGCGCTGGATGGGCGCTGACCACCGAGCGGGTGGCGAAGAAGCCCGAGGGCCTCGACCTCGGCGGGCTGCTGGACACCGTCGAGGCGGAGATGAAGGACGCCCCGGACCGCCTTCAGTGGGCGATGAACCACTGCCTGGCCCAGATCGGCATCCACCACCCCGGGCACCGCGCCCGTGCCGTCGCCATCGGGGAGCGGCTGGAGGTGCTCAAGGACTATCCGACCCCGCCGAACTGCACGTCCCCGTACGCACCCGTCTGGATCGCCGAGATGGTCCGGCGGCAGGAAGGAACCCCCTCATGAGCCACTCCACGGACGGTTCCGGGCCCCGCGCCGCCAGGATCATCACGTCCATCTCGCTCTCCCTCGACGGATTCTTCGAGGGGCCCGACCACGACATCGACTGGCACACCGTCGACGAGGAGCTGCACCAGCACTTCAACGACTACTTCCGGACCATGGGCGGCTTCGTCGAGGGGCGCGTCACCTACGAGCTGATGGAGGAGTTCTGGCCGACCGCCGATCAGGACCCGGCCAACGAAGGTCCGATGGCCGAATTCGCGGGCATCTGGCGGGACATGCCGAAGTTCGTCTTCTCCCGGACGCTGGAGAGCGTGGGGCCGAACGCGACCCTGTTCCACGAGGTCGACCCCGAGCAGGTGCGCGGTCTGCGGGACGCCGCCCAGGGGGACCTGGCGGTCGGCGGGGCGGATCTCCTGGAGTCGTTCCGGCAGGCCGATCTGATCGACGAGTACCGGGTCTACGTCCACCCCGTCATCCTCGGCCGGGGCCGCCGCTTCTTCCGGGACACGGAGGAGCGGCAGATGCTCCGGCTGGTGGAGACCCGGACCTTCGGGAACGGGGTCGCGATGCTCCGTTACGAGACGGTCCGGGGATGAGGCTCACGGTGACGGGCAGGGGCAGGGACGGGGGTCAGGCGGCGGCCGCGTAGGTGGCGAACGCCGACCAGGCCGAGGGCGCGACGGCGAGGGTCGGGCCCTCGATGTCCTTCGAGTCCCGGACATGGACGGCGGCGGGGTGCGCGGCGATCTCGACGCAGGCCCCGCCTTCGTCGGCGCTGTAGCTCGACTTCCGCCAGTCGTAGGCGACTTCGAGGCACTGGCCGCCCTCGCTGCCGCTGTAGCTCGACTTGAACCAGTTCAGTGCGGTGCTCATGTCTCTCCCAGTGAACGGGCCAGCAGGCGCAGGGTCTGAGAAGGGGTGACGGTCGTCGTCAGGCGGTGGCCGCGTAGGTGGCGAACGCCGACCAGGCCTGCGGTGCGACGGCGAGGGTCGGGCCCTCGATGTCTTTGGAGTCGCGGACGTGGACGGCGGCGGGGTGCGCGGCGATTTCGACGCACTGCCCGCCTTCGTCGCTGCTGTGGCTCGACTTCTGCCAGTTGTAGGCGACTTCGAGGCACGCCCCACCTTCGCTGGCGCTGTAGCTCGACTTCCGCCATTCGTAAGCGACTTCGAGGCACTGGCCGCCTTCGTCGCCGCTGTAGCTCGACTTGAACCAGTTCAGTGCGGTGCTCATGTCTCTCCCAGTGAACGGGCCAGCAGGCGCAGGGTCTTGAAAGGGGTGAGCGCCTGGGCTCGCAGCATCGCATATTTCTGGGCGAGGATGCTGATCTCATTCCGGTCGGAGATCAGGTGGCTGCCGCGCTGGGTCTCGGTGTAGGCGATGTGCTGGTGGTCCGGGGTCTCCAGGAGGGTGAAGGGGCCGTTGAGGCCCGCGTGGGCCGTGCTGTCGAGCGGGAGCACCTGAAGGCATACACCCGGGAGTTGGGCCATCGCGTAGAGGTGACGCAACTGTTCCTGGTGGTCCTCGTCCGACGTCAGCTTCATCATCAGCACCGGCTCCCAGATCACCATGCTGATCGTCGGCGGCTTCTTCCGGTCCAGGATCTGCTGGCGTTGCAGCCGTGTCGCCGTGTGCGTCGCGATCTCCTCCGGGCTGTACACGGGGATCCTGTTGCGGAACACCGCGTCCGCGTACGCCTTCGTCTGGAGCAGGCCCGGGATGACCTGGTTGTCGTACCAGGAGAGCGCCAGCGCCTCGTGCTCCATGTTGAGGTAGTGCTCGGCCCAGAGCGGGATCAGGTCGTACTCCGGCATGTTGTCGACCGCCGTCGACAACGCCCCTTTCGTTTCCAGCAGATCGTCGACCGTCTCCGCCAGATCCGGCACGAGCGAGCGTCTGCCCTGCTCGATGGAGGCGATCGTGTCCTCCTGTACGCCTGCTGCCAGGGCCAGTTCGGCCTGGGTCATGCCCGCCTCGGTACGGAACCGGGCCAGGAGCTTGCCCACGAGCTTCATCGTCGACGCGTTCCTACGCGGTCGCTTTCTGGGGTGCATACGGTCCCCCTCCCGCCCCGGAACCCACTTCACGCCTGCGCGACCCGTACAACAAATCTGTACGGGTCGCGCAGGGTTACGGAACGTCAGGTGCTGGCCAGCGGTGTTCCATGGGGTGAGTCCCCAGTGGGATCAGAACATCAGGGCCGTCGCCCGGTCCGCCTGCCAGTAGGTGACGAAGCCGTTCTCGTCCCAGGACGTCTCGGCCGGGAGCTTCAGCGTGGCGGGCTTGTCGTAGGTGGAGCCGTTCCGCTTGGCGAAGAACACCCTCAGGTTCTTGCTCTTGTACAGCTTGCTCTGGCCCGGCTCGCCGGTGAGGCCGATGCCCGCGTACGCCTCCTCGCCCGGCGCGAGCGTGACGACCGCCTGCGGCTTGCTGTCCTCCAGGATCGGGAAGACGGACTGGGCTCCGTCGAAGCCGAGATGCGGTGCGTAGTAGGCGTCGCAGAGGCCGGAACCGGTGTTCTTCAGGGTGAGCAGCAGGTGGTTGATCGGGCGGGAGACCTGGGTGACCGTCACTCGGGTGTTCGCCGTCGTGCAGGCGGTACGGGCCGCGGAGGCGGCCGGGGTCGCCTTGGTCGCCTGCGGCGCCTTGGTGGTGGCGCTGTGGGGCGCGGTGTTCTCGCCGGAGGACGCCGGGGCGGCGGGCGACGCGGAGGATTCCGCCGTCTCCGACGCGGCGGGCCCCGGGGCGGCGTCCGTGCCCGTCGCCGCCGGGGCCGAGGCGGCGGGGGCCGGGCCCGCGCTCTTCGTGCCCTCGTTCCCGGCGCAGGCGGTCAGCGAGAGGGCGGCCACGAGTGCGGTGGCGGCGAGCGTGGTGGTGCGGAAGCGGTGGGTGCGCATGGCGGTGGTACTCCCCGTGTTCGGTGGTGCGGACGGTGCTGTGGATCGGTCGGTCCGAGCTTGTGGCGTGGCCGGTTCCGGACGCAACGCCCGGCGAACCATTGGGGATGCCGGAACGTCTACGCATACGGTGACCTGCGGGAATTCCGCGTCCCTGGAACGCCGTTCCGGGACGGACCAGGGAGGGGAACGCCGTCGTGGCGACGCCGGAGGCCGAGCACTTCGCGGCCCTGCTGAAGGAACTGAAGGGCCGTTCGGGGCGTAGCTACGGGGTGCTCGCCGGAAGACTGCACGTCAGCACGTCGACCCTGCACCGCTACTGCAACGGGGACGCGGTGCCCAACGAGTACGCCCCCGTCGAGCGGTTCGCCCGGCTCTGCGGGGCGAGCGGCGACGAGCTGGTGGAGGTGCACCGGCGGTGGATCGTGGCGGACGCGGCCCGGCGGCGGCCTCCGGGGGCGGTGGTGGGCGGGAAGGGTGCGGAAGCGGTCGCTCCGAAGTCCGCTCCGGAACCGGCTGCTCCGGAAGCGGTCGCTCCGGTGCCTGCGGCCGAGCCCGAGCCCGATATCGGGCCTGCGCCCGCGCCCGTACCGGGGAGTGGGCCCGCGCCTGTACCGGAGACCCAGCCCGCAGCCGCGCCCGCCTCCGTACCGGAAACCGAACCCGAGTCCGCGCCGACCGCCCTCGTCACCGGCCCGCCGCCGCCCGCCGGTGACCGAGACGCCCGCCCGGCCCGCTGGTCCCGGCTCTCCCGGCGTACGCGGGTCCTGATCGCCGCCGCCGGGGTCGCCGCCCTCCTCGTGCCGACCGCCGTGGTCGCCGCCGATCTCGCCGGGTCGCGGTCCGGGGACGCGGCCGCCGCTCCGGACCGGGGCGCACCGGAGGGTGACGCGTCCCTCGTGCACCCGTCCCGCACCCCGGCCCCGGCCTCCCCCTTGCCGTCCCCTGGCTCCCCGTTCCCGAGCGCTTCCCCGTCGTCGCCGTCCCCGTCCTCCGGTACGCCGTCGGCCGGGCCCGCAGGTTCCGGTTCCGCTTCCGGTTCCGATTCCGGTGGGGGAGGTGCGGAGGACGGCGGTACGGGGCTCGGGGCGCAGCCCGCCGTCACCATCTCCTCGTACAACTGGGACGAGCCCTGCGGCCAGTTCTATCTGCTGGACCGGGGGCCCAAGGGTGTCTCCCCGCCGCCTCCGCCGCAGGACCGGCGGGCCTGGGCCGAGTCGTACGGCGGGGTCGACGCCGGGAACATGCTGCTCCAGCTGACCGTGCAGGGCACCTCGCGCGAGGCGGTCGTCCTGAAGGGCCTGTACGTGCGGGTGCTCTCCCGCAAGGCGCCGCTGCCCTGGTCGGCGTACCTCATGGGCAACGGCTGCGGCAGCGGCATCGCGCCCCAGACCTTCGCCTCCGACCTCGACACGCGGCACCCGATCATCACGCCCGTACCGGGGACGCAGGGCGACCGTACGATCCCGGCCAGGCCCTTCCCGTTCAAGGTGACCTCGGAGGACGTGGAGGTCTTCAACCTGGACATGAAGGCCGTGGGATACGACGTGACCTGGTATCTGGAGCTGAAGTGGAGCAGCGGCGGGCGTGAGGGGATGCTGCGGATCGACGACCACGGGAAGCCGTTCCGGACGAGCGGGATGCGGGGGCGGCCGGCGTACACGTACGGCAACGACGAGGTGAAGTGGGAGCCGTACGAGGGCGGTTGAGCGCGAAGAGAGGGTCCGGCCGCTGTCCGTGGCAGCGGCCGGACCCCGTTCGGGTGCCCGTCCGGGCGTCCCTCATGCGGGGGACGCGCCCCAGCGGCGGAGGTCGAACGTGGGGTGCTGGGCGGCCGCGTTGGCGTCCCGCCAGATCCGCTGGACCGGCGCGTCGTCATAGATCACGGCCGAACCGGACGCCTCGTACACCGCGTTGACGACCTCGCGGCACCGCGATCCCGCGTACGCGATGTCCCGGCGCATCCGGGCCCGCTCCTCGGCCGTCCCGCCCGGGGTGCCGGAGGCGGCGAGCATCTCCAGGTCGGCCAGGAGCAGCGCCCGGGCGGTGTCGACGGTGGCGGTGAGCGCGGCGGTGTCCAGCCGGGGGCCGCCGCCGCCCGGGCCTGCCGGGGAGCCCGTGTAGGCGTCCAGGGCGGCCCGTGCCGTGCCCAGGAGGACGCCCGCGAGCGCCACCGTTCCGACGGCCGTGAACGCCATCCGGTACGGGGTCGTCCTCGGGCGGCCGTGGGGCGCGGGGTTGACGGGGTCCAGGGCGGTCAGCGGGAGCACGCGGTGGTCGGGGACGAGGAGTTCGGGGACCGTGAACGAGCGGCTGCCCGTACCGCGCAGACCGCTCGTGTGCCAGTCGTCGATGGGGACCGTCCGCTCCTGCGGGATGAGGACGAGGTGGGGTTCCGGTTCGGCGCCGGGGGCGGGCGGGGCGCTCACCCCGGCCACGATCCAGTCGGCGTGGTCGATGCCCGAGCAGAAGCGGCCCCACATCCCGCGCAGCATATGGCCGCCCGGGACGCGCTGGGCGGGCGGGCCGGAGAGGCGGAGCTGCAGGGCGATCCGGCTGGAGGGGGCGGCGAAGACCTCCTGGCGGGCCTCCAGGGGGAACTGCGCCACGGTCCAGGTGTTGCCGCCCATCACCGCGCGCAGCCAGCCGGCCGATGCGCAGCTCCGCGACAGCTCCTCGGTGGTGAGGAGCGCGGTGGCGAAGCCGTGTCCGCCGCCGCCCCAGACGCGCGGGGTCAGGACGTCGAAGAGGCGGGCGTCGTCCAGGAGGCGGACCGCCTCGGCGGGCAGGGTGCGCAGCCGGTCGGCCTCGGTCGCGTACGCCGCGAGCCGGGGCGCGACCGCGCGGGCGGCGGCCACCGCGTCGTCGTGGGAGAGGGCCGGGCGGGGGGCGTCGCCGGTGGCGTACGGGAGGGGCGTGGCCGGTGGCTCGGCCCCGGCAGCGGCAGCGGTAGTGGCCGTGGCCGTTACGGGGACGGTCGGTGCGGGGACGGTGGCGGCGGTCACGAGAAGCTCCAGGGGGGTGTGGGGCGGGCGTAGCCGTCGTGGGTGAAGTACGGGAAGAGCGCGGGGTCCTGGGGGAGCGCGGCCAGGTCGGTGATCACCTCGCGGGCGGGGACGCCCGCCGCGTGGAGCTGCTTGAGCCAGGTGGCGGTGGGGGCGGTGGCGAGTTCGGCGGGGGTCACCCCTTGGGCGGGGGTCACCCCGGCCGCCGGGCCGACCGCGATCAGGCCGTCGGCGGTGGGGGCGACGAGACCGGCCGGCGCCGGTGGGGCCCCCGCCGCGTCGTCCAGGCCGCGCAGCAGGGGGCGCAGCAGCACCCGGGAGGCGCCGAGCAGGGAGGTGTCGACGCGCAGCCTGCCCGTCGCCGCCCCCGACTCCCTTGCCAGCAGGGCCGCCAGGACGGATTCGGCGGCGAGCTGGCCGCCCAGCAGGTCGAGCAGGGTGACCAGGGAGGGGGCCGGGTTGCCGTCGGGGGTCCGTACGGTGTCGGCCACGCCCGACCACGCCTGGACCATGGGGTCGGTGCCCGGCGGGCGGGGGCCGTCGGGGGCGCGGTCCCAGGCGGAGGCCCAGGCGTAGACGAGCCCGGGGCGGGCGCGGGCGAGGTCCTCCTCGTCGAGCCGGAGCCGGGCCGCCTCGCCGGGGGCCCAGGTGTGCAGGAAGACGTCCGCCTCCGCCACGGTCTCCGCGACCGCCCGGCGGCCCGCCGCCGTACGGATGTCGATCTCACGGACCTCCTTGCCCGCGTTGAGCGCCGCGAACCGGGCGGAGACCCCGCCCGCCAGAGGTGCCGCCCCGCGTGCGGGGTCGCCGCCCGGCTGCTCGATGCGGACCACGCGGGCCCCGAGCGCCCGCAGGACGGAGGTGGCCAGCGGGCCCTGGAGGTGGCGGGTGGACTCGACGACGGTGAGGCCGGTGAGGGGGAGCGGGAGGGAGCCGGGGCGGGCGGAGCGGCGGGGAGCGGGCTGCGGGGCGCCGAGGTCCCGGGGGAGTTCGCGCAGCTCCCAGGGGTCGTCGTCGTACCGTACGTCGCTGTCGGCGCGCCGGTCCCCGAGCGTGCGCAGGGCGCAGATGCCCATCCCGGTCCGCTCGGCGAGGAGTTGGAGGTCGGCGAAGCGGTGGCGGCCCGCGCTCTGGGCGAGGGTCGTGATCAGCGGGGAGGCGGCGCGGGCCTGCCGGGCGGAGAAGGAGCGCCAGCTGTTGGCGATGTCCTTGGCGGGGGCGCCGACCGCCCGCCAGAAGTCGCGCCAGGGCTGGACGGCCAGGGCCTCCACCTCGAACCGCACCCCGTCGGAGGAGGTGAACGGGGGGCGGGCGGCCCGGCGGTAGGGCGGGCTGGGGACCTCCTCCGGCTCCTCGTCGGCCGTCGCGGCGGCCACGTACGGCCCGAGCGAGAACAGGGCCGCCCGCACCACGCTGACGTCGGCCGAGCGGACGGGGGTGCCGCGCAGGCCGGAGAGGGCGGCGGCCAGCAGGGCCTGGGCGGCGGCGACTCCGCCGAGGGTGGAGAGGAGGTCGACGCCGAGGGGGCGCGGGCCGCCGTTGGCCCGGCCGTGGAGGGCCATGAGGCCGGTGGCCGCCTGGGCGGTGGTCTCGTCGAAGGGCGTCGGGTCGCCGGTGGGCCAGCCCCGCAGGGTGAGGTCGGTGCCGGGGGCGGAGTGCGGTCCGCCGAGGCCGATGACGGTCTCCGGGCCGGGGGTGGCGTACCGGTCGCGCACCGGGGCCGCGCTCCCGCCGCCGTGCCAGGGGCCCGAGCCGGGGCCGAACCGGGCGCCGAGCCGGGTGAGGTGGTCGCGGACGACCTCGGTGGCGGTGGCGAGACCGGCGGGCGGGGCGGGCGGCAGGTGGATCAGGTGGCCGTCGAGCGGGAGGGCTTCGCTGGTGGTGAGCGGGGCGAGCGGTGGCGCGGACGTCAACGGGTCCTCCGGGAGGTGGGTGTCCGGGGGCGGGGCGGCGCGTTTCGGACGACCGGAGACGAGCCAGTACTTAGGTTAGGCTAACCATACTCATCCGGGAGGCGGGGTGAGGGGTTTCGGCCGGATCGGGCCGCGTGGCGGGGGAGTTCAGGCCCCTCGGGCCCGTCCTGGGGCCCGAAGGCGGACGGGGGGCTGAGCCCCGCCCGTACCGAGGAGTACAGTCTCCGACGCCCTCAGCAGCCCACCCCGGCGCGGCACCGCTCCGGACGGTCGGCGGCCCGCCCCCTACCCCCCAGGTGACCGATGTCCGGCATAGCCGAAGCCTCCGAACAGGCCGAGCGTGATCCCAGCGACGGCGACGGGCGGCCGCCCGTGCGGACGTCGGGGACGGCGCTCGACCCCGACGTCTGCGCGGAGCGCTCCCAGCGGCTCAGACGCAGGCTGGAGCGGCTGATCGGCATCGCGGCCACCGAGGGCAACGCGCTCCTCCCGCTCCGCAACGGCGACCAGATCTTCGGCGCGATGCTGAAGGCGATCCGCGCCGCCGAGCACACCGTCGACATGATGACCTTCGTCTACTGGCGCGGCGACATCGCGCGGGAGTTCGCCGAGGCGCTCGCCGAGCGGGCCCGCGCCGGGGTGCGGGTGCGGCTGATGCTCGACGGCTTCGGCTCCCGGCTGATCGAGAAGGACCAGCTGGCCATGATGGACGGAGCCGGGGTGACGGTGGCCTGGTTCCGCAAGCCGCTCTACCTCTCGCCCCTCAAGCAGAACCACCGCTGCCACCGCAAGGTCCTCATCACCGACGAGACCACCGCGTTCACCGGCGGCGTCGGGATCGCCGAGGAGTGGTGCGGCGACGCGCGCAACGAGCACGAGTGGCGCGACACCCACGTCCAGGTCCGCGGGCCCGCGGTCGACGGGCTGGCCGCCGCCTTCGCGCAGAACTGGGCCGAGTGCCAGGGCGAACTGTTCGACGAGCGCGACCGGTTCGTCCCCGGCGACCAGCACGGCGACGCGGTCGTCCAGGTGGTGCGCGGCTCCTCCTCCTTCGGCTGGCAGGACATGCAGACCCTGATGCGGGTCGTCCTGGAGTCCGCCGAGGAGCGCATCCGCCTCACCACCGCCTACTTCGCCCCCGACGACTACTTCACCGGCCTGCTCTGCGCCGCCGCCCGGCGCGGGGTGGAGGTCGAGATCCTGCTGCCGGGCCCGCACACCGACAAGCGGGTCTGCCAGCTCGCCGGGCAGCGGCACTACGAGGAACTCACCGCGTGCGGGGTGAAGATCCACCAGTACCAGCCGACGATGATGCACACGAAGACGGTCACCGTGGACCGGGTCGCCTCGCTCATCGGCTCCACCAACTTCAACCGGCGCTCCCTCGAACAGGACGAGGAGGTCATGCTCGCGGTCCTGGACTGCGACTTCACCGACGCGCTCGACGCCGACTTCGACGCGGACCGGGAGAAGAGCGTCCGTATCGAGCGCGGCCGGTGGAAGCGGCGCGACGTCCTCCAGCGGGTCCGGGAGGCGGCCGTCGTGCCGATCCGCCGGTTCCTCTGAGGCCGGATTCGCGTGTGTGCCCGGGGGCTGACCGGGCAGGCGGGGAGAGCAGCGTCCGTCTTGTGAAGGGAAGGGCCCATGAGCGCCACCGCCGAGACCTCGCCGGCACCGTCCGCCGCGGTGATCACCGAGCCCCTGCCCGACCTCCAGCTCCAGCTCCTCATCCAGCTCCTCGACGAGGACCCGCGCGCGGGGCTGCCCATGACCCTCACCCACCCGGGCGGCCTGCTGCACGGTGACGCGATCGGCCACGAGCAGTGGAAGGCCGAGTGGGCCAGGTCCCTGCGCCAGGTCGAGGGCGAGGGCGCCAATCTGCTGGCCGAGTTCCCGGAGACCGTCGACCAGGGCGTACGGGAGCTGCGCGCGGAGGAGGACGCGGCGGGGGCGGCCCGGCTGCCCCGCTGGATCCACCTGAGGGACGTCACCCTCGTCTCCGGGGCCATGACGCCCGTCTCGCTGCCGCTGTGGCGCGGACGCCTCTCCGATGTGTCGGGGTGGGCGCTGGGGCGCCCGCAGTGACCTGATGCGTACGTCATCGGCCCCGGCGCCTGCGGAACAGGTGCCGGGGCCGACGTACGTACAG is a genomic window containing:
- a CDS encoding DUF397 domain-containing protein, translating into MSTALNWFKSSYSGSEGGQCLEVAYDWRKSSYSADEGGACVEIAAHPAAVHVRDSKDIEGPTLAVAPSAWSAFATYAAAA
- a CDS encoding DUF397 domain-containing protein; the protein is MSTALNWFKSSYSGDEGGQCLEVAYEWRKSSYSASEGGACLEVAYNWQKSSHSSDEGGQCVEIAAHPAAVHVRDSKDIEGPTLAVAPQAWSAFATYAATA
- a CDS encoding helix-turn-helix domain-containing protein; translated protein: MKLVGKLLARFRTEAGMTQAELALAAGVQEDTIASIEQGRRSLVPDLAETVDDLLETKGALSTAVDNMPEYDLIPLWAEHYLNMEHEALALSWYDNQVIPGLLQTKAYADAVFRNRIPVYSPEEIATHTATRLQRQQILDRKKPPTISMVIWEPVLMMKLTSDEDHQEQLRHLYAMAQLPGVCLQVLPLDSTAHAGLNGPFTLLETPDHQHIAYTETQRGSHLISDRNEISILAQKYAMLRAQALTPFKTLRLLARSLGET
- a CDS encoding DUF4253 domain-containing protein, yielding MATLPNPLPDLASSGLDLPPGSLVDGTLDGPWHEPLLWYADGPAAPRDWTALRAAGRRLGLLPVLVTGGARDQWPDAWDLHPGGTSYPGDHDADEVLAGYWTDYAHEEVDSGAEDPGNSGSADGEGDEGGRGSWPGLAPAPAAESGEDPDEAAAGLAGVITADPDSWLGGARMALVPARRSADIPASIGWSGPMNHENDVARLCAVLRSWEDRYDARVVVLGFDTMIVSVGRPPTTPEEARALAAEHYAFCPDNIDQSPPYDLEVYAQKRLLDQEVWSFWWD
- a CDS encoding DUF4232 domain-containing protein: MRTHRFRTTTLAATALVAALSLTACAGNEGTKSAGPAPAASAPAATGTDAAPGPAASETAESSASPAAPASSGENTAPHSATTKAPQATKATPAASAARTACTTANTRVTVTQVSRPINHLLLTLKNTGSGLCDAYYAPHLGFDGAQSVFPILEDSKPQAVVTLAPGEEAYAGIGLTGEPGQSKLYKSKNLRVFFAKRNGSTYDKPATLKLPAETSWDENGFVTYWQADRATALMF
- a CDS encoding DNA alkylation repair protein, with translation MAGTAVAEIMAELAGLDDPKMRAVNERHGDDHGVHLGKLRAVAKRLKTQPDLARELWATGDTAARLLAVLISRPKAYGRDELDTMLREARAPKVHDWLVNYVVKKSPYAEELRLAWTADPDPVVASAGWALTTERVAKKPEGLDLGGLLDTVEAEMKDAPDRLQWAMNHCLAQIGIHHPGHRARAVAIGERLEVLKDYPTPPNCTSPYAPVWIAEMVRRQEGTPS
- a CDS encoding phospholipase D-like domain-containing protein, coding for MSGIAEASEQAERDPSDGDGRPPVRTSGTALDPDVCAERSQRLRRRLERLIGIAATEGNALLPLRNGDQIFGAMLKAIRAAEHTVDMMTFVYWRGDIAREFAEALAERARAGVRVRLMLDGFGSRLIEKDQLAMMDGAGVTVAWFRKPLYLSPLKQNHRCHRKVLITDETTAFTGGVGIAEEWCGDARNEHEWRDTHVQVRGPAVDGLAAAFAQNWAECQGELFDERDRFVPGDQHGDAVVQVVRGSSSFGWQDMQTLMRVVLESAEERIRLTTAYFAPDDYFTGLLCAAARRGVEVEILLPGPHTDKRVCQLAGQRHYEELTACGVKIHQYQPTMMHTKTVTVDRVASLIGSTNFNRRSLEQDEEVMLAVLDCDFTDALDADFDADREKSVRIERGRWKRRDVLQRVREAAVVPIRRFL
- a CDS encoding acyl-CoA dehydrogenase family protein encodes the protein MTAATVPAPTVPVTATATTAAAAGAEPPATPLPYATGDAPRPALSHDDAVAAARAVAPRLAAYATEADRLRTLPAEAVRLLDDARLFDVLTPRVWGGGGHGFATALLTTEELSRSCASAGWLRAVMGGNTWTVAQFPLEARQEVFAAPSSRIALQLRLSGPPAQRVPGGHMLRGMWGRFCSGIDHADWIVAGVSAPPAPGAEPEPHLVLIPQERTVPIDDWHTSGLRGTGSRSFTVPELLVPDHRVLPLTALDPVNPAPHGRPRTTPYRMAFTAVGTVALAGVLLGTARAALDAYTGSPAGPGGGGPRLDTAALTATVDTARALLLADLEMLAASGTPGGTAEERARMRRDIAYAGSRCREVVNAVYEASGSAVIYDDAPVQRIWRDANAAAQHPTFDLRRWGASPA
- a CDS encoding dihydrofolate reductase family protein, which codes for MSHSTDGSGPRAARIITSISLSLDGFFEGPDHDIDWHTVDEELHQHFNDYFRTMGGFVEGRVTYELMEEFWPTADQDPANEGPMAEFAGIWRDMPKFVFSRTLESVGPNATLFHEVDPEQVRGLRDAAQGDLAVGGADLLESFRQADLIDEYRVYVHPVILGRGRRFFRDTEERQMLRLVETRTFGNGVAMLRYETVRG
- a CDS encoding CoA transferase — encoded protein: MTSAPPLAPLTTSEALPLDGHLIHLPPAPPAGLATATEVVRDHLTRLGARFGPGSGPWHGGGSAAPVRDRYATPGPETVIGLGGPHSAPGTDLTLRGWPTGDPTPFDETTAQAATGLMALHGRANGGPRPLGVDLLSTLGGVAAAQALLAAALSGLRGTPVRSADVSVVRAALFSLGPYVAAATADEEPEEVPSPPYRRAARPPFTSSDGVRFEVEALAVQPWRDFWRAVGAPAKDIANSWRSFSARQARAASPLITTLAQSAGRHRFADLQLLAERTGMGICALRTLGDRRADSDVRYDDDPWELRELPRDLGAPQPAPRRSARPGSLPLPLTGLTVVESTRHLQGPLATSVLRALGARVVRIEQPGGDPARGAAPLAGGVSARFAALNAGKEVREIDIRTAAGRRAVAETVAEADVFLHTWAPGEAARLRLDEEDLARARPGLVYAWASAWDRAPDGPRPPGTDPMVQAWSGVADTVRTPDGNPAPSLVTLLDLLGGQLAAESVLAALLARESGAATGRLRVDTSLLGASRVLLRPLLRGLDDAAGAPPAPAGLVAPTADGLIAVGPAAGVTPAQGVTPAELATAPTATWLKQLHAAGVPAREVITDLAALPQDPALFPYFTHDGYARPTPPWSFS
- a CDS encoding helix-turn-helix domain-containing protein, whose product is MATPEAEHFAALLKELKGRSGRSYGVLAGRLHVSTSTLHRYCNGDAVPNEYAPVERFARLCGASGDELVEVHRRWIVADAARRRPPGAVVGGKGAEAVAPKSAPEPAAPEAVAPVPAAEPEPDIGPAPAPVPGSGPAPVPETQPAAAPASVPETEPESAPTALVTGPPPPAGDRDARPARWSRLSRRTRVLIAAAGVAALLVPTAVVAADLAGSRSGDAAAAPDRGAPEGDASLVHPSRTPAPASPLPSPGSPFPSASPSSPSPSSGTPSAGPAGSGSASGSDSGGGGAEDGGTGLGAQPAVTISSYNWDEPCGQFYLLDRGPKGVSPPPPPQDRRAWAESYGGVDAGNMLLQLTVQGTSREAVVLKGLYVRVLSRKAPLPWSAYLMGNGCGSGIAPQTFASDLDTRHPIITPVPGTQGDRTIPARPFPFKVTSEDVEVFNLDMKAVGYDVTWYLELKWSSGGREGMLRIDDHGKPFRTSGMRGRPAYTYGNDEVKWEPYEGG